The region TTGACACAAGATAACTTTGAAGCAACAGTAAAAGAAGGAATCTCAATGGTAGATTTTTGGGCACCATGGTGTGGACCTTGTAGAATGTTAGCTCCAGTAATTGACGAATTGGCTGGTGATTTCGAAGGAAAAGCAAATATTTGTAAAGTAAATACTGATGAAGAACAAGATTTAGCTGTTAAATATGGTGTTAGATCTATCCCTACAGTAATTTTCATGAAAGATGGAGAAGTTGTTGATCAAATGATTGGTGCTGCTTCAAAACAAGCTTTCTCTGATAAGATTAACTCTTTATTATAATAAATAATAAATACTTTTAAAAAGGGCAAGAGATTTTTTCTTGCCCTTTTTTTATTTCTAATATTAAATTTCCTTTAAAAAAAGATTCTAAAAAATAAATCAATTGCATACTTAATCTATATTAGTGTTTAATACGATAAATATTATTAAAGGATAAAAATTATCTTTTAAAGAATTAACTAAAAGGAAAAAG is a window of Arcobacter sp. F2176 DNA encoding:
- the trxA gene encoding thioredoxin — encoded protein: MGKYIELTQDNFEATVKEGISMVDFWAPWCGPCRMLAPVIDELAGDFEGKANICKVNTDEEQDLAVKYGVRSIPTVIFMKDGEVVDQMIGAASKQAFSDKINSLL